Within Raineyella sp. W15-4, the genomic segment CGCAGGGCCAGCGAGGTCGCCTGGCGCAGCGTCTTGCTGTCCTCGATGGACACGATGTCGGTCCGCGGCACCATCACCTCCTTGACCATGGTGTCGCCGAGCTCGAACACCGAGTGGATCATCCGGCGCTCCCCGGCCTCGATCACATCGGACTCCTCGGCCTTGTCGACCAGCTCCCGCAGCTCGGCCTCCGACGAGAACGGGCCGTCGTCGAAGCCGCGGCCCGGGGTGAGGATGTTGCCGATGGCGATCAGCAGCTGCGGGATCGGCCCGAGCACCGTGGTCAGCAGCACCACCAAGCCCGAGGTGCGGGTGGCGATGGCGTCGGCGTGCTGACGCCCGAGGGTCCGCGGCGCGACCCCCCAGGCGATGAACGAGACGATCACCATGGAGCCGATGGCCAGCAGCAGCTCGGCCCAGTCCCGTAGCTCCAGCCCCATCACCACCCGGGCCACCAGGACGATCGCGGTGACCTCGAGGATGGTGCGGATGAACAGGATCGCGTTGACCGTGGGGGCCGGGTCCTCGGTGATCAGTTCGAGCCGTTTGGCGCCGGCCACCCCCTCCTCGACCAGGTTCTGGGCCCGGGCGTGGGAGAAGGAGTGCAGGGCGGACTCGATCGCGGCGAGGAAACCCGCCGCCACGGCGAAGACGAGGGCGATGACCAGCTGGACGATGTCCGGCTCGCTCATCTGTCCTTCCCACCCGCCCGGTACTCCTCGTACGCCGCCATCAGGCGGTCGTGCAGGCCGAACATCTCGGCATGGTCCTCGGGGGTGGCGTGATCGTAGCCGAGCAGGTGCAGGA encodes:
- a CDS encoding hemolysin family protein, which translates into the protein MSEPDIVQLVIALVFAVAAGFLAAIESALHSFSHARAQNLVEEGVAGAKRLELITEDPAPTVNAILFIRTILEVTAIVLVARVVMGLELRDWAELLLAIGSMVIVSFIAWGVAPRTLGRQHADAIATRTSGLVVLLTTVLGPIPQLLIAIGNILTPGRGFDDGPFSSEAELRELVDKAEESDVIEAGERRMIHSVFELGDTMVKEVMVPRTDIVSIEDSKTLRQATSLALRSGFSRIPVVGEGGLDNVVGIVFLKDLMKRTYDNPQAQTTEKVSSLMRPPTWCPDSKPVDDLLREMQATHSHLVMVVDEFGGTSGLATIEDILEEIVGEIVDEYDAEIAPVTRLSEGRYRVSARLAVDELGELFGRRLDDEDVDTVGGLMAKLLNMVPIAGSVVRWEGLELVAERAQGRRNQIGTVLVTQVDEDEEAGDERGTSAVLRSARDTEDD